A genomic stretch from Corynebacterium kutscheri includes:
- a CDS encoding TIGR03089 family protein, translating into MNLLSSLLHDDPARPRLTVYNESTGSRVDFSAQTLDNWTAKVAHFLREELDLDQGSTISIALPPSWQTIVIVLGALATDIKVNITNNPDAVQQPSDVLFCTPTSALNTSFDGDLVVVTDDPLGRGVIETGQQLAPAAIDFAPTVRFYGDQYYDPTPELAKVVTAGTPDRVLCTGWHNYRGLEKAVLAPLAGLGSSVIVRGLIDDKRLTAIAEMEKVTAFIDENPT; encoded by the coding sequence ATGAATCTATTGAGTTCGCTGCTTCATGATGACCCTGCCCGTCCCCGGCTTACCGTATATAACGAAAGCACGGGCAGCAGGGTCGATTTTTCCGCCCAGACTTTGGATAATTGGACGGCCAAAGTGGCTCATTTTTTACGTGAAGAACTCGACCTCGACCAGGGATCGACTATAAGCATTGCACTACCGCCTAGTTGGCAAACAATTGTTATTGTCCTTGGTGCATTAGCTACCGATATTAAGGTAAACATCACTAATAATCCTGATGCGGTGCAACAGCCAAGCGACGTATTATTCTGCACGCCCACCAGTGCTCTTAACACCTCTTTTGATGGTGACCTTGTTGTTGTAACCGATGATCCACTTGGGCGAGGAGTAATAGAAACCGGTCAACAATTAGCCCCTGCAGCGATCGATTTTGCCCCCACCGTGCGCTTTTATGGCGACCAATACTACGATCCCACTCCCGAATTAGCCAAAGTAGTTACTGCTGGTACTCCAGATCGCGTACTGTGCACCGGCTGGCACAATTACCGTGGACTAGAAAAAGCGGTACTTGCCCCCCTTGCCGGATTAGGATCATCTGTTATTGTCCGTGGGCTTATCGACGATAAACGCCTAACAGCAATTGCTGAAATGGAAAAAGTAACCGCATTTATCGACGAAAATCCAACATAG
- a CDS encoding LCP family protein, which produces MTEKYRPTRAIQAPPPPGPDTAQATPKTLRVLVAFLSTLVLVVSGMGYYTVGRIGNTVASGNLELGGGGGVKNNALDGATDILLVGSDSRTDAQGNPLTQEETDMLHAGDEEADNTDTMMVIRVPNDGSSATAISIPRDTYIHDPEIGNTKINGVYSAYKYQERAELVEQGLSNQQTLEERSKDAGRKALIRAISDLTGVTVDHYAEVGLLGFVLLTNAVNGVEVCLNDTVYDEYSGADFPAGTQTLDGAQGLAFVRQRHGLPRGDLDRIVRQQAYMASLVNKVLSSGTLTNPATLSQLGEAVTRSVVIDEGWDIMSFATQLQNLAGGRVSFNTIPVTSIDGVGDYGESIVTVDVQQVHDFFDQLLNQNQPETTTSAAPETTTVSSSAEIHVLNATYSSGLASQIAAALIEKGYTITETANATEGVYSSSQVLAADASNPDAIAIAAELGGLPIVENSTLDSNTVIVVAASDYTGPRSEETAPDTSNVVGSPGSDNGEAIVSPEINAGGTSPRCVN; this is translated from the coding sequence ATGACTGAGAAGTATCGCCCTACCCGTGCTATTCAAGCACCTCCGCCACCAGGTCCGGATACGGCTCAAGCCACCCCAAAAACCTTGCGTGTGCTGGTAGCTTTTCTTTCCACGCTAGTTCTCGTCGTTTCTGGAATGGGTTATTACACCGTTGGACGCATTGGAAACACTGTTGCCTCCGGCAATCTAGAGCTCGGTGGGGGTGGCGGAGTCAAAAACAACGCCCTTGATGGTGCTACCGATATTTTATTAGTCGGCTCCGATTCACGTACTGATGCCCAGGGAAATCCGCTCACTCAAGAAGAAACCGATATGCTGCACGCCGGTGATGAGGAAGCAGATAATACCGACACTATGATGGTGATTCGCGTTCCTAACGACGGTTCCTCAGCCACCGCTATTTCAATTCCGCGCGATACTTATATCCATGATCCAGAGATCGGGAATACAAAGATCAATGGTGTCTATTCGGCATACAAATATCAAGAACGTGCCGAACTAGTTGAACAAGGTTTAAGCAACCAACAAACGCTAGAAGAGCGCTCAAAAGATGCCGGGCGCAAAGCACTTATCCGTGCTATTAGTGATCTCACCGGCGTCACGGTAGATCATTACGCTGAGGTTGGCCTGTTGGGTTTTGTGTTATTAACCAATGCAGTTAATGGTGTTGAGGTCTGTCTCAACGATACCGTCTATGACGAATATTCTGGTGCCGACTTCCCAGCCGGAACACAAACGCTAGATGGGGCACAAGGACTAGCTTTTGTTCGCCAACGTCATGGACTACCCCGCGGCGACTTGGATCGTATTGTACGTCAGCAAGCATATATGGCTTCCTTGGTAAATAAAGTGCTTAGTTCTGGCACCCTGACCAATCCTGCTACGTTATCGCAACTCGGCGAAGCGGTAACTCGCTCTGTTGTTATCGACGAAGGATGGGACATTATGAGCTTTGCTACCCAGTTACAAAATCTTGCTGGGGGCAGGGTTTCCTTTAATACCATCCCGGTAACCTCAATTGACGGTGTTGGTGATTACGGTGAATCAATTGTCACCGTCGATGTGCAACAAGTACATGACTTCTTCGATCAGTTGTTGAATCAAAACCAGCCGGAAACCACGACGTCAGCAGCACCAGAGACCACCACTGTTTCATCTTCTGCCGAGATTCACGTGCTTAACGCCACCTACAGTAGCGGCCTGGCTTCGCAGATAGCTGCCGCATTAATAGAAAAAGGCTATACCATCACAGAAACAGCAAATGCCACCGAAGGGGTGTATTCTAGCTCGCAAGTTCTTGCTGCTGATGCAAGTAATCCCGATGCCATTGCTATTGCCGCCGAACTAGGTGGACTGCCTATTGTGGAAAATTCCACGCTTGATTCAAATACCGTCATTGTGGTGGCAGCCAGTGATTACACCGGACCACGCAGCGAAGAAACAGCACCGGATACATCAAATGTTGTTGGCTCTCCTGGATCAGATAATGGCGAAGCCATTGTTTCTCCAGAAATTAATGCTGGCGGCACGAGCCCACGCTGTGTTAACTAG
- a CDS encoding glycosyltransferase family 2 protein, with amino-acid sequence MNKPIAVITVTYSPGDHLAAFISSLATATQRGVEIYLADNGSTDGVPQQHAHSQDNVHFLPTGGNIGYGSAINYAVASLAQAREQGRIDADFFVLANPDVTFEPGSIDAMIQCARRWEEKGYRVGDVGPYIRQSDGSAYPSARAVPTVINGIGHALFGAIWKNNPWSKSYRDNAVMDQERSAGWLSGSCLVVNWSAFDEIGGFDQRYFMYMEDVDLGDRFGRAGMVNVFCPRAVITHAVGHAAGKNPEKMLPAHHDSAYRFQADRHPYWWQAPLRWALWCGLKVRAYVAVVIAQKRGNR; translated from the coding sequence GTGAATAAGCCCATTGCAGTAATTACGGTGACCTACTCTCCTGGCGATCATTTGGCAGCTTTTATTTCATCGCTAGCTACGGCAACACAGCGTGGTGTAGAAATCTATCTAGCCGATAATGGTTCTACTGATGGTGTGCCGCAACAGCATGCGCATAGCCAAGACAATGTGCATTTTTTGCCAACTGGCGGCAATATTGGTTACGGCAGCGCTATTAATTATGCAGTGGCTTCTTTAGCTCAGGCGCGTGAACAGGGGCGTATCGACGCTGATTTTTTTGTTCTTGCTAATCCTGATGTGACCTTTGAACCAGGTTCGATTGATGCCATGATTCAGTGCGCCAGGCGCTGGGAAGAAAAAGGGTATCGGGTTGGTGATGTCGGTCCTTATATCCGTCAAAGTGATGGTTCAGCTTATCCTTCTGCACGAGCAGTACCCACGGTGATCAATGGTATTGGGCATGCGTTATTTGGTGCGATATGGAAGAACAATCCATGGTCGAAGTCTTACCGTGATAATGCGGTTATGGATCAAGAACGCAGTGCCGGCTGGCTTTCTGGGTCATGCTTAGTGGTTAATTGGTCTGCTTTTGATGAAATTGGTGGTTTTGATCAGCGGTATTTCATGTATATGGAGGATGTGGATTTAGGTGATCGTTTTGGTCGCGCTGGGATGGTTAATGTTTTTTGCCCTAGGGCGGTTATTACCCATGCGGTGGGACACGCTGCCGGAAAAAATCCAGAGAAAATGCTCCCGGCACATCATGATTCGGCCTATCGTTTTCAAGCTGATCGTCATCCATATTGGTGGCAGGCACCATTGCGGTGGGCATTGTGGTGTGGATTAAAAGTGCGCGCCTATGTGGCAGTGGTAATTGCACAGAAACGCGGGAACCGCTAG
- the manB gene encoding mannose-1-phosphate guanylyltransferase: MLDAFAALDEITPRDDVDAVILVGGKGTRLRPLTVSTPKPMLPTAGVPFLSHLLARIKAAGITHVVLGTSFKAEVFESYFGDGSDFGMEIEYVVETEPLGTGGGIRNVYDKLRAETVMVFNGDVLGGTDLSAVLDSHKEKDADVTLHLVRVPDARAFGCVPTDENGWVTAFLEKTEDPPTDQINAGCYVFRRHLIGEIPAGRVVSVERDTFPRLLEEDRKVFGYVDQSYWRDMGTPADFIRGSSDMVRGIAPSPLLRGRTGESLVDDSAGVKDGVLLLGGTVIGRGTEVGAGCRLDDTVVFDGVTIEPGAVIEDSIIASGAQIGANARIRGCVIGEGAIIGARCELLDGMRVWPGVEIPDNGVRFSSDA, encoded by the coding sequence ATGCTGGATGCATTTGCTGCTTTAGATGAGATCACCCCACGTGATGATGTTGATGCCGTTATTTTGGTTGGTGGAAAGGGAACTCGCCTGCGCCCGCTGACAGTATCAACTCCTAAGCCCATGCTACCTACGGCGGGCGTGCCTTTTTTGAGCCATTTGCTTGCCCGAATTAAAGCAGCCGGAATTACTCACGTGGTATTAGGTACCTCTTTTAAGGCTGAGGTATTTGAGAGCTACTTTGGTGATGGCAGTGATTTCGGTATGGAGATCGAGTACGTTGTAGAGACTGAGCCACTAGGTACCGGCGGCGGTATCCGTAATGTTTACGATAAACTGCGCGCAGAGACGGTCATGGTCTTTAACGGTGACGTTTTAGGTGGTACTGATCTATCGGCAGTATTGGATTCGCATAAAGAAAAAGACGCCGATGTGACCTTGCATTTGGTGCGAGTACCTGATGCACGTGCCTTTGGTTGTGTGCCTACCGATGAAAATGGTTGGGTTACAGCGTTTCTGGAGAAAACCGAAGATCCACCAACCGATCAAATCAATGCCGGTTGCTATGTGTTTCGTCGTCACTTGATTGGCGAAATTCCGGCCGGGCGTGTTGTTTCGGTAGAACGTGATACTTTCCCTCGTTTGCTAGAAGAAGACCGCAAGGTTTTCGGCTATGTAGATCAAAGCTATTGGCGTGATATGGGCACTCCAGCAGACTTTATTCGCGGTTCTTCGGATATGGTACGAGGCATTGCACCATCGCCCTTGTTGCGCGGCCGAACCGGAGAGTCACTTGTTGATGATTCCGCCGGAGTGAAAGACGGTGTTTTGTTATTAGGCGGTACTGTTATTGGACGTGGCACCGAAGTTGGTGCTGGGTGTCGTTTGGATGACACAGTGGTTTTTGATGGGGTCACCATTGAACCAGGTGCAGTGATCGAAGATTCGATTATTGCCTCTGGTGCTCAGATTGGAGCTAATGCGAGAATTCGCGGCTGTGTTATCGGCGAGGGCGCGATAATCGGTGCTCGGTGTGAGCTGCTTGATGGCATGCGGGTGTGGCCTGGTGTTGAAATTCCAGATAACGGCGTCCGGTTTAGTTCCGACGCTTAA
- a CDS encoding WhiB family transcriptional regulator, whose amino-acid sequence MDDLFGAVEQEWQEQALCAQTDPEAFFPEKGGSTREAKRICQACSVRDECLEYALEHDERFGIWGGLSERERRRLKRDIG is encoded by the coding sequence CTGGATGATTTATTTGGAGCAGTTGAGCAGGAGTGGCAAGAACAGGCTCTGTGTGCCCAAACTGACCCAGAGGCTTTCTTTCCCGAAAAGGGCGGTTCCACTAGAGAAGCGAAAAGGATTTGTCAGGCCTGCTCGGTAAGAGATGAGTGTCTTGAATATGCCTTAGAACATGATGAGCGTTTTGGTATTTGGGGCGGGCTTTCTGAACGTGAACGTCGCCGACTTAAACGCGACATTGGTTAA